One region of Candidatus Methanoplasma cognatum genomic DNA includes:
- a CDS encoding ATP-binding cassette domain-containing protein — MKMLEMRDVSVVRNGKRILDSIDLSIEENESAAVIGKNGSGKTTLMKLLRGEIHPYYNEDSPAVMKIFGEDNWNVFEVRSRMGIVSMDLQSQFGDDTKVSEVIASGFFGSLDVFRNMNVTEEMLSKVWSAAAMMGIDDLLDRAIGGLSVGEMRRTLIARALVTEPSVLVMDEPMTGLDVVMASKFRSMFDILIRAGVSLIIVTHDLADIPKSIDRVIMMRDGRLFADGKKDALFTEETMSGLYDEPIKVECDDGIYRMHM; from the coding sequence ATGAAGATGCTGGAAATGAGAGACGTCTCCGTCGTGAGGAACGGAAAGAGGATCCTTGATTCCATAGATCTTTCGATAGAGGAGAACGAAAGCGCCGCAGTGATCGGAAAGAACGGCTCCGGGAAGACCACGCTGATGAAATTGCTGAGGGGGGAGATACACCCCTACTACAATGAGGACTCCCCCGCTGTCATGAAGATATTCGGAGAGGATAACTGGAACGTTTTCGAAGTAAGGAGCAGGATGGGGATCGTATCGATGGACCTTCAAAGCCAATTCGGAGACGATACCAAAGTAAGTGAGGTCATCGCTTCGGGATTCTTCGGAAGCCTTGACGTTTTCAGGAACATGAACGTGACCGAGGAGATGCTCTCAAAGGTCTGGAGCGCGGCCGCCATGATGGGTATAGACGACCTCCTTGACAGAGCGATAGGTGGGCTCTCCGTCGGCGAGATGAGGCGCACGCTGATCGCAAGAGCGCTCGTCACCGAACCGAGTGTTCTCGTCATGGACGAACCTATGACCGGCCTTGACGTCGTGATGGCGTCAAAATTCAGAAGCATGTTCGATATCCTGATAAGAGCGGGCGTCAGCCTGATCATAGTGACGCACGATCTTGCGGACATACCTAAGAGCATTGACCGCGTCATAATGATGAGGGACGGCAGATTATTCGCCGACGGTAAAAAGGATGCACTCTTCACCGAAGAAACAATGAGCGGACTCTACGATGAGCCTATTAAGGTTGAATGTGATGATGGGATTTATCGTATGCACATGTAA
- a CDS encoding sodium:solute symporter family protein, translating to MAEGVSLSLFFGLMIVFVAVTILLGLYGYRNTKDNQQFLLGRNKSNSFIIALSYGATFLSASAIIGFGGQAATHGPALMWLCFLNLFLGLFVAFVVFGPRVRRVGRKLGASTFADLLGKIYKSKGIRGFTALIIIIMMPIYCAAVLKGGVNTLVVLTGLNEFYDVILIILAIIVGLYVVYGGIIAVMYNDALQAGVMLIGMIVILAVTVYTLGDFGSLAGLKGPGTLNGANDLASFPSFGTEEWWLVVSTFLLGVGIGALTQPQLVVRFMSAKNDRMLKRSMIVGSLFIFIIVGSAYTVGALCNIYFFENFGMSAFDYVTNVLHLGVDFIIPEYVLGAFGGSTSGEIFICIFILSLLCAAISTLSALMHTIGAAGGHDLYTILKNRMTKKNEDFQSLKVNRSVTAIAMVLIVVYCYLMPNDIIAKATSLFMGITAAALLPLMTYGLFAKNPRKNAALASVSVGTAAYLFWALFINASSSIFLPICKWITGNAVLFMDSNIMFVDALVVALPLSVITLAVIYLIDRVRNPIPAEAPAEADENNTDS from the coding sequence ATGGCTGAAGGCGTATCTCTGAGCCTTTTTTTCGGACTGATGATAGTGTTCGTCGCGGTGACGATACTGCTGGGTCTGTATGGATACCGCAACACGAAAGACAATCAGCAATTCCTTCTCGGAAGAAACAAATCCAATTCCTTTATAATCGCTCTTTCATATGGGGCGACGTTCCTGAGCGCCTCTGCCATAATAGGGTTCGGAGGCCAGGCCGCCACGCACGGTCCGGCCTTGATGTGGCTGTGCTTCCTGAACCTGTTCCTCGGGCTGTTCGTGGCGTTCGTCGTGTTCGGACCCAGAGTCAGGAGGGTCGGAAGAAAACTCGGGGCGTCGACCTTCGCGGATCTGCTTGGAAAGATATATAAATCCAAAGGGATCCGCGGGTTCACTGCACTGATAATAATCATAATGATGCCCATTTACTGCGCCGCAGTTCTGAAAGGCGGAGTTAACACCCTCGTGGTGCTTACCGGCCTGAACGAGTTCTATGACGTCATATTGATAATACTGGCGATCATCGTCGGTCTGTACGTCGTATACGGCGGGATAATCGCCGTCATGTACAACGACGCTTTGCAGGCAGGAGTCATGCTTATCGGCATGATCGTCATATTGGCGGTCACCGTATATACTCTGGGCGACTTCGGATCGCTTGCCGGCTTAAAAGGCCCAGGTACACTGAACGGAGCCAATGACTTGGCTTCGTTCCCATCATTTGGAACAGAAGAATGGTGGTTGGTGGTATCTACGTTCCTGCTAGGAGTGGGTATCGGCGCTTTGACGCAGCCTCAGCTTGTGGTAAGATTCATGTCAGCAAAAAATGACAGAATGCTCAAGCGCTCCATGATAGTGGGCAGCTTGTTCATATTCATCATTGTAGGGAGCGCCTATACCGTCGGCGCATTATGCAACATTTACTTCTTTGAGAATTTCGGCATGTCTGCGTTCGATTATGTTACAAACGTGCTCCACCTTGGAGTGGACTTCATCATACCTGAGTATGTGCTCGGCGCGTTCGGCGGTTCAACGTCCGGAGAGATATTCATCTGTATCTTCATATTATCGCTGCTGTGCGCCGCGATCTCCACTCTCAGCGCCCTTATGCATACGATAGGTGCGGCTGGAGGACACGATCTTTACACAATATTGAAGAACAGGATGACCAAAAAGAACGAAGACTTCCAATCGCTGAAGGTAAACAGATCAGTGACGGCAATTGCAATGGTGCTGATCGTGGTGTATTGTTATCTCATGCCTAACGACATCATCGCCAAAGCGACGTCTTTGTTCATGGGCATCACTGCGGCGGCGCTGCTGCCGCTTATGACATACGGTCTGTTCGCAAAGAATCCCAGAAAGAACGCCGCGCTTGCCAGCGTCTCTGTGGGTACCGCTGCATATTTGTTCTGGGCATTGTTCATCAACGCAAGTTCGTCGATATTCCTGCCAATATGCAAATGGATCACCGGCAATGCGGTCTTGTTCATGGATTCGAACATAATGTTTGTCGACGCTTTGGTAGTCGCGCTTCCCTTGTCCGTGATCACTTTGGCCGTAATATACCTCATAGACAGGGTGAGGAACCCCATACCGGCGGAGGCGCCCGCAGAGGCAGATGAGAACAACACAGATTCCTAA
- a CDS encoding methanogenesis marker 2 protein, with the protein MTLEAIIEAIRTFPGVTRKRPVREIVGSLSTRDFPWVAASEGEDAAAVEYGDDYILFAADGIMESLVNSDPFYAGYFAVLVNVNDIAAMGGRPLAMVDVLSLSKSAVCNQILKGMSRAVKKFNVPIVGGHTHPDCKYNAIDISIMGTVPKRDIILSCRAKDNDDIVFVMDLDGFYPPGLRYAWDTTSRKEDALVQAQIEMMSVIASKHLVHSAKDMSNPGCVGTLGMMLESSMKGGTVDIKKIPIPDGVDLIQWLLSYQGFGFLFACPPENSSEVIGLFETVGCEGAVVGKIDDSLKLKLSMDGETKVLFDFEKDIITGCSPRKR; encoded by the coding sequence ATGACTCTGGAGGCCATTATTGAGGCTATAAGGACATTCCCTGGAGTTACCCGGAAGAGGCCGGTTCGCGAAATAGTGGGATCCCTTTCCACAAGGGATTTCCCGTGGGTCGCGGCCTCTGAGGGCGAAGATGCGGCAGCGGTTGAGTACGGCGACGATTACATATTGTTCGCAGCCGACGGCATAATGGAGTCCCTTGTGAATTCCGATCCGTTCTACGCAGGGTACTTTGCCGTTCTCGTCAATGTGAACGACATAGCCGCCATGGGCGGCAGACCGCTGGCCATGGTGGATGTTCTCTCATTGTCAAAGAGTGCGGTCTGCAACCAGATATTGAAGGGGATGTCCAGGGCGGTGAAGAAATTCAACGTCCCCATCGTAGGGGGGCACACACACCCGGACTGCAAATATAACGCGATCGACATTTCGATAATGGGAACCGTCCCTAAAAGAGACATTATACTGAGCTGCAGAGCGAAGGATAACGACGATATTGTTTTTGTAATGGATCTCGACGGTTTTTACCCGCCGGGCCTGAGATATGCATGGGACACCACGTCGAGAAAAGAAGATGCGCTGGTCCAGGCCCAGATAGAGATGATGTCCGTTATTGCGTCAAAGCATTTGGTCCATTCAGCGAAAGATATGAGCAATCCCGGATGTGTGGGGACGCTCGGCATGATGCTTGAAAGTTCTATGAAGGGGGGCACAGTGGACATAAAGAAGATACCTATACCCGATGGTGTTGATCTGATCCAATGGCTTCTCTCATATCAGGGATTCGGATTCTTGTTCGCTTGTCCGCCGGAGAATTCATCCGAGGTCATCGGACTCTTCGAGACCGTTGGGTGCGAAGGCGCCGTTGTGGGAAAGATCGACGATTCCCTGAAGCTGAAACTCAGCATGGACGGAGAAACAAAGGTCCTGTTCGATTTTGAGAAGGACATCATAACCGGGTGCTCACCCAGGAAAAGATGA
- a CDS encoding site-2 protease family protein, which translates to MDPTYIVLLILTIIYVPFYIWVRRSPKAAARGLVKYGPCVMIKTKWGTGMMERLSVYKRFWKFFGALSLAISMFLMVFLILIIVVGISNISASLAAPGIGWEKGLAIPGLNPLIPIHYGWLGLVVAMVVHELAHGMQTRANNMRVDSTGVLYGVIPLGAFVEPNEEDIEKSSRRAKLDLYSAGISVNFIVAVAIFSIFAVLMLGNVSSSYGDNTGVYAVSSDSPAHSAGIPSGAIIELVNGEEYFYWEDHTMTYSWEPGDVVQITYLTKDSEHTADLIWGLFIESVTKDSPAWKLNESDKEQCESDKTACEPEKVLYKTFILSINGEKIHDYLEFLSFMQTTKPGETADILCMTADGTETFTKTLTLGDNGGVGYIGIGTSVSGMSFTTPDIILDTGRNPIYGAESITTAAWSMLTYIGGPLKGFSPIPEVTHWWYDVPLGDMFWVLVSVLYWIFWLNIMLGVSNAIPAYPFDGGFIFQGGLSALLQRLGMKDEKRREKITASITSSLSLVMIFMLVLVMAAVLF; encoded by the coding sequence GTGGATCCAACCTATATTGTCCTGCTTATCCTTACGATCATCTACGTCCCATTCTACATCTGGGTGCGGAGATCCCCCAAGGCGGCGGCGCGCGGCCTCGTAAAATACGGCCCCTGTGTGATGATCAAGACCAAATGGGGAACCGGGATGATGGAGAGGTTGTCCGTTTACAAGAGATTCTGGAAGTTCTTCGGCGCTCTCTCCCTTGCGATCTCGATGTTCCTTATGGTGTTCTTGATCCTGATCATTGTCGTGGGGATAAGTAATATTTCGGCCAGCCTTGCAGCTCCGGGGATCGGCTGGGAGAAGGGTTTGGCCATACCGGGCCTGAATCCCCTTATCCCCATACATTATGGGTGGTTGGGGTTGGTGGTCGCTATGGTTGTCCATGAGCTTGCGCACGGCATGCAGACCCGGGCAAACAACATGCGGGTTGACTCTACAGGCGTTCTGTACGGGGTCATTCCCCTGGGCGCGTTCGTGGAACCAAACGAAGAGGACATCGAAAAAAGCTCAAGAAGAGCGAAGCTGGATCTGTATTCGGCAGGAATATCGGTCAACTTCATAGTAGCTGTGGCGATATTCTCCATATTCGCCGTTCTGATGCTTGGTAACGTCTCGTCCTCATATGGGGACAACACCGGCGTTTATGCGGTATCATCGGACTCGCCTGCCCATTCTGCAGGCATCCCCAGCGGGGCGATAATAGAGTTGGTCAACGGCGAGGAATACTTCTATTGGGAAGATCACACCATGACATACTCCTGGGAGCCGGGGGATGTAGTACAGATCACATACCTTACCAAAGACAGCGAGCATACGGCGGATCTGATATGGGGGCTGTTCATCGAATCGGTCACAAAGGATAGTCCGGCCTGGAAGCTTAATGAATCGGACAAAGAACAATGCGAATCGGACAAGACTGCTTGCGAACCGGAGAAGGTTCTTTACAAAACATTCATTTTATCTATTAACGGCGAAAAGATCCATGACTATTTGGAATTCTTATCTTTCATGCAGACCACCAAGCCTGGAGAAACGGCGGATATTTTGTGCATGACCGCCGATGGGACGGAGACCTTCACCAAAACTCTGACACTGGGAGACAATGGAGGGGTGGGGTACATAGGGATAGGTACGTCTGTATCAGGAATGAGCTTCACCACTCCCGACATAATACTGGATACGGGAAGGAACCCAATATACGGCGCCGAATCTATAACGACGGCGGCATGGTCCATGCTGACATATATCGGCGGGCCTTTGAAAGGTTTCTCCCCGATCCCGGAGGTCACACACTGGTGGTATGACGTCCCGCTGGGCGACATGTTCTGGGTATTGGTAAGTGTGCTTTATTGGATATTCTGGCTGAACATAATGCTCGGAGTGTCGAACGCCATCCCCGCATACCCCTTCGACGGAGGATTCATTTTCCAGGGAGGCCTCAGCGCACTGCTTCAGCGGCTTGGAATGAAGGATGAGAAGAGAAGGGAGAAGATCACCGCCAGTATAACGAGTTCTCTGTCGTTAGTAATGATATTCATGCTGGTGCTTGTGATGGCGGCCGTCCTTTTCTGA
- a CDS encoding DUF115 domain-containing protein, whose amino-acid sequence MLPEDWEPIYNEILEDFGYDPLTDESSARMLKALMLNSYLISDDDVVMQRKATVFGNSDDLKKDIASAAPRGTLIASGSSVAVLREMSVAPDIVVTDLDGEIGPQIEASKKGAVTFIHAHGDNTHLIQRYAQDFLGPVVLTTQSRPDNVVSNYGGFTDGDRAVCIARHFGAKEILLLGFDFSTPSSKEGSDRMIKAKKLWWAKKIIFDHNEPDVSVETPR is encoded by the coding sequence ATGCTGCCTGAGGACTGGGAACCAATCTATAACGAGATACTCGAAGACTTCGGTTATGATCCGTTAACGGACGAAAGTTCCGCGCGCATGCTGAAAGCGCTGATGCTGAATTCTTATCTCATATCTGATGATGACGTCGTTATGCAGAGAAAAGCCACGGTATTCGGTAACAGCGACGATCTGAAGAAGGATATCGCATCGGCCGCCCCGAGAGGCACGCTCATCGCGTCCGGCTCGTCCGTCGCAGTTTTGAGAGAGATGAGTGTGGCCCCCGACATCGTGGTGACCGACCTTGACGGCGAGATCGGGCCGCAGATCGAAGCCAGTAAGAAGGGCGCCGTCACTTTCATACACGCGCACGGCGACAATACTCATCTGATACAGAGGTATGCGCAGGACTTCTTAGGTCCGGTCGTTCTCACAACGCAATCCAGGCCCGACAATGTTGTGTCCAATTACGGCGGGTTCACGGATGGCGACCGCGCCGTGTGCATCGCCAGGCATTTCGGGGCGAAGGAGATATTGCTCCTGGGATTCGATTTCAGTACGCCGTCCTCAAAAGAAGGATCGGATCGGATGATCAAAGCCAAAAAGTTATGGTGGGCGAAAAAGATCATATTCGACCACAACGAACCCGACGTCTCCGTCGAAACGCCTCGTTGA
- a CDS encoding DUF373 family protein gives MKKTLVLVVDRDDDFGVKGGIETPVVGVEGCSVAATALGVADPEDSDVNALYAAISIYREIKAEGNTEVEIALIGGNEKVGHRSDAAIVDELEEVLKMISPDRVILVGDGAEDEYVYPIVSSRIPIDSVKKVYVKQAPGLEGTVYILSKILEDPGKRKRFLAPIGWIIILIMLLFIVPPIASALGDGTAPSNITSPLVVFLIGVFILLYGYNIPEWLSLWRVKWMARIRSGSVTVSFVLISLLFFLIGMVAGYLSLGEIYIPSFFLGALWFISNALWLVIFSILAYQIGDMVDQYISAKKIKISFIIGSINIVAIGLIATGALDVVLAYFDMGLKSNAVFAAELIGGIILALMSALLQHRMKGAIKAAENTKDADADAA, from the coding sequence ATGAAGAAGACACTGGTCCTCGTTGTGGACAGGGATGACGACTTCGGCGTCAAGGGCGGCATCGAGACGCCGGTTGTGGGTGTGGAAGGGTGTTCCGTAGCCGCAACGGCATTAGGGGTGGCCGACCCAGAGGACTCCGACGTCAATGCTCTTTACGCAGCGATCAGCATCTACAGGGAGATCAAAGCCGAAGGGAACACAGAAGTGGAGATCGCGCTCATAGGCGGGAATGAAAAGGTCGGCCACAGATCGGACGCCGCCATCGTGGATGAGCTGGAAGAAGTGCTCAAAATGATCTCTCCCGACAGAGTCATACTGGTCGGGGACGGAGCGGAGGATGAATATGTCTATCCGATAGTGTCGTCAAGGATCCCCATTGATTCGGTCAAGAAGGTGTATGTCAAGCAGGCCCCCGGATTGGAAGGAACGGTCTACATCCTGTCCAAGATATTGGAGGATCCGGGCAAAAGAAAGAGATTCCTTGCTCCGATAGGGTGGATAATCATTCTCATCATGCTCTTGTTCATAGTGCCTCCCATCGCATCAGCTTTAGGAGACGGGACCGCCCCTTCGAACATCACGTCCCCTCTTGTCGTTTTCCTGATCGGCGTGTTCATACTGCTGTACGGATACAACATACCGGAGTGGTTATCCCTCTGGAGGGTCAAATGGATGGCCAGGATAAGAAGCGGCAGCGTCACCGTCTCTTTCGTCCTGATCTCTCTGCTGTTTTTCCTGATAGGCATGGTCGCCGGATACCTTTCCCTCGGCGAAATATACATACCTTCATTCTTCCTCGGCGCGTTATGGTTCATATCCAATGCCCTGTGGCTTGTGATATTCTCCATCCTCGCCTATCAGATCGGCGACATGGTCGACCAATACATCTCCGCTAAGAAGATCAAAATAAGTTTCATAATCGGAAGCATAAATATCGTCGCGATAGGACTGATAGCGACCGGTGCGCTGGACGTCGTTCTGGCATATTTCGATATGGGATTGAAGAGCAACGCCGTATTCGCTGCGGAACTCATCGGAGGCATCATCCTGGCCCTGATGTCCGCATTGCTTCAGCACCGCATGAAAGGCGCGATCAAGGCCGCCGAGAACACAAAGGACGCGGATGCGGATGCTGCCTGA
- a CDS encoding MBL fold metallo-hydrolase — protein MRIKWHGHSCFEFIDLENSLIVDPHDGKSIGIKPPVSNAGIVLISHNHFDHNAQRIIRNEHSALIAETGEREIRGMTIECLPSFHDDMEGTLRGMNTIHKFTMDGITICHCGDLGEIPSDDVIEALKNVDIIFVPTGEVYTLPIPRLKKFLGIINPKIVVPMHYRVGGLTLPLTTLDEFLSDVPKDTIVYVGNEVELSSDDIQEFTGVWVFDR, from the coding sequence ATGCGCATCAAATGGCACGGACATTCGTGTTTTGAGTTCATTGATCTGGAGAATTCTCTGATAGTGGACCCGCACGATGGAAAATCCATTGGGATAAAACCCCCTGTTTCGAACGCCGGCATTGTGCTGATCTCGCACAATCATTTTGACCATAACGCACAGAGAATAATCAGAAACGAACATTCCGCACTTATCGCCGAGACGGGGGAGCGCGAGATAAGGGGAATGACGATCGAATGCCTTCCTTCGTTCCATGACGATATGGAGGGAACTCTCAGAGGAATGAACACCATCCATAAGTTCACTATGGACGGTATAACCATTTGCCACTGCGGCGACCTCGGAGAGATCCCGTCCGACGACGTCATCGAGGCCCTGAAGAATGTGGATATAATCTTTGTTCCAACGGGCGAGGTCTACACCCTCCCGATACCGAGACTGAAAAAATTCCTCGGTATCATCAACCCGAAGATAGTGGTTCCGATGCATTACAGGGTCGGGGGGCTCACACTCCCCCTGACGACGCTCGACGAGTTCCTGTCGGACGTGCCCAAGGACACGATAGTATACGTAGGCAACGAAGTGGAACTGTCTTCAGACGACATACAGGAATTCACAGGCGTCTGGGTCTTTGACAGGTGA
- a CDS encoding translation initiation factor IF-6 produces MMRLSRCNGTPNIGVYASVNESLSLVAANSGPGFAEDIEAVLGVETILTTISGAFVIGSLVRMNSNGAVVSGMIESSELEKIKEKINVTVLPDKANAAGNNVLANDNGAIINPVLGPRAEKRIADALGVEVVRSAIAGYGTVGSACVATNKGCLCNVNATAEDIALLKDVLGVEAKKGSVNHGSGYVGSGILCNSKGALIGDETTPVEMGRIEDGLALY; encoded by the coding sequence ATGATGAGACTTTCCCGCTGCAACGGCACTCCGAACATCGGAGTTTATGCATCGGTAAACGAGAGTCTGTCGCTGGTGGCGGCAAACTCCGGACCCGGTTTCGCAGAGGATATAGAAGCGGTGCTCGGAGTGGAAACGATCCTTACGACGATATCGGGGGCCTTTGTCATCGGTTCGCTCGTGAGGATGAATTCCAACGGCGCCGTCGTGTCCGGGATGATAGAATCATCTGAACTGGAAAAGATAAAGGAAAAGATAAACGTGACCGTGCTTCCCGATAAAGCAAATGCCGCAGGGAACAACGTACTCGCAAATGACAACGGCGCGATCATAAACCCTGTGCTGGGCCCCCGCGCGGAAAAGAGGATCGCCGATGCTCTGGGGGTGGAGGTTGTCAGATCCGCCATTGCCGGTTACGGCACGGTCGGATCGGCATGCGTCGCAACGAACAAAGGATGCCTCTGCAACGTGAACGCCACAGCGGAGGACATCGCCCTTTTGAAGGATGTCCTCGGCGTGGAGGCGAAGAAAGGTTCGGTGAACCACGGCTCCGGATATGTCGGGTCGGGCATATTATGCAATTCGAAAGGTGCGCTCATCGGAGACGAAACCACACCCGTCGAAATGGGCAGGATAGAGGACGGCTTGGCGCTCTATTGA
- a CDS encoding 50S ribosomal protein L31e, with the protein MADEIERIMTIPLRKTKLAPRTKRSARAIKEVRSYIMRHMKVDEDNVWIDASLNERIWQNGIRNPPSKVTVKAVKFDDGLVEVSLSE; encoded by the coding sequence ATGGCAGATGAGATCGAAAGGATAATGACCATACCTCTCAGAAAGACAAAGCTGGCCCCCCGCACGAAGAGGTCCGCCCGCGCAATAAAAGAGGTCAGGTCCTACATCATGAGACACATGAAGGTCGACGAGGATAACGTTTGGATAGATGCCTCCCTTAACGAGAGGATCTGGCAGAACGGGATAAGGAACCCTCCGTCGAAAGTGACCGTCAAGGCCGTCAAATTCGACGACGGACTTGTAGAGGTCTCGCTTTCAGAGTGA
- a CDS encoding 50S ribosomal protein L39e gives MSSTKPPAMKGRLNKKIKQNRRVPAWVMMRTNRQFLRHPKRRSWRMTKLKE, from the coding sequence ATGTCCAGTACAAAACCGCCTGCGATGAAAGGCAGGCTTAATAAAAAGATTAAACAGAACCGCCGCGTGCCCGCATGGGTCATGATGAGAACGAACAGACAGTTCCTGCGCCACCCCAAGAGAAGATCATGGCGCATGACCAAACTGAAGGAGTGA
- a CDS encoding DNA-binding protein — translation MEDPELEALRRRRMEEVQAQQSNQAAQEEQARQFEMQKQSVLRQILTPEARDRLANIKLASPEQANMVEMQLIQLAQSGRLQGVITDAMLRDILKKIMPQQREIKIERR, via the coding sequence ATGGAAGATCCCGAATTGGAAGCACTCAGAAGGAGAAGGATGGAAGAGGTCCAGGCGCAGCAGTCAAACCAGGCCGCGCAGGAGGAACAGGCCAGACAATTCGAGATGCAGAAGCAGTCCGTACTCAGACAGATACTCACCCCCGAGGCGAGGGACAGGCTGGCAAACATAAAACTTGCCAGCCCGGAACAGGCCAACATGGTGGAGATGCAGCTGATCCAGCTCGCACAGAGCGGACGGCTGCAGGGAGTGATAACGGACGCCATGCTCAGAGACATTCTAAAGAAGATCATGCCCCAACAGCGGGAGATCAAGATAGAGAGGAGATGA
- a CDS encoding 30S ribosomal protein S19e: MVTVYDVPADELILKTAEKLKGNDKITPPSWAEFAKTGRHTERAPTQEDWWYTRAASILRKLYVKGPLGSSKLAAEYGGSADKGSMPNRAVKGSRNIARKCMMQLEAAGYLLPTSKQGRMISPAGQSLLDNTAKEVFDERKE, encoded by the coding sequence ATGGTAACAGTCTATGACGTTCCTGCCGACGAACTCATACTCAAAACAGCGGAGAAACTGAAGGGAAACGATAAGATCACCCCTCCGAGCTGGGCGGAGTTCGCAAAGACCGGCAGGCACACCGAAAGGGCGCCTACGCAGGAGGACTGGTGGTACACAAGGGCCGCCTCCATTCTCAGGAAGCTCTATGTAAAGGGGCCCTTAGGGTCCTCCAAGCTCGCCGCCGAATACGGCGGGTCCGCTGATAAGGGTTCGATGCCCAACAGGGCGGTCAAAGGGAGCCGGAATATCGCGAGGAAATGTATGATGCAGCTTGAGGCGGCCGGATATCTCCTGCCGACAAGCAAGCAGGGCCGCATGATAAGCCCGGCGGGCCAGTCGCTGCTTGACAACACTGCAAAAGAGGTCTTCGACGAAAGAAAGGAATGA